GCTGGAAAAGGTATGGAGGCATGTTTTTCGTGTCCTTGTCCCCGGGGGACGGTTGGTGTGTGTGGTGGGGGATGTCTGTGTGGCCAGACGTGATTTCGGACGACACCTCGTATTTCCCCTCCACGCCGACATCTGTGTGATTTGCCGGCGGATGGGCTTCGACAACCTAAATCCCATCGTCTGGCATAAGATCTCCAATGCCTCATATGAAGTGGCCAACGGGTCGAAGTTTTTGGGCAAGCCGTATGAACCCAACGCCATCATCAAGAACGACATGGAGTTCATCCTCATGCAGCGCAAACCAGGAGGATACCGGAAGCCGTCTGATTCACAGCGCCAAGCAAGCAAGATCTCCAAGGATGAGTTCAATCAATGGTTTCAGCAAATCTGGAATATCCCCGGAGCATCAACGAAACAACATCCCGCCCCGTTTCCAATGGAACTCGCGACCCGTCTCGTCCGCATGTTTTCTTTTACAGGTGACACCGTACTCGACCCGTTTTGCGGATCTGGTACGACAATGATCGCTGCTCTCAGAACAGGCCGGAACAGCATCGGTGTTGAAATCGAGCCGGAGTATTGCCGGATGGCAGCACGGTATTTGAAGGCCGAAAACCCCGACCTCTTTTCCAGTTCAAAGCTGATCTTTGAGAGGGCGACCACAGAGCGCGCGTGCCTTGTCAAAGAAGATCATGAGCTTTACGAGGTCCGCCCGGCGAAGAATAAATTGGATTAGGTCGGGAAGGTGGGGAGCATATTGCCTATCGCCCATTGCCAGCTGCCAATATCCCTTTGTGCGTTGTTTTTGCCTTTCGGTTCTTCCTATTGCCCATAACCCATGGCCCATAGCCGAAATATTTCTTGATTTATTTTTTGTTTTGATATATTTTCCTATTTGTATATCCAAAAGGCTTACTACTCTCGAATAAGCGGAGGGGCTTATGTGGGCCATTTAAACCCCGTTTCTGGAAAAGAGGCGGGGTTTTTTGTTTGAAGAAACTCATCGCACATAAATTAATGGCTTCAATTCATAAGATGTAACGAGAAATTAAAAGTTGTTTAGAACCTACGGTTACCCCGTACCGCAACGTTCCCAGTTGATGTGGCGATAAGGAAAGAGAAGCAAGGGATAAATTGAAGGTTTTGAGCAACGTCCCCTATTTTTGTATCGGCTGCGCGCCGAGAACCTGCGCATCTTTTATGATGTAACCGAAAAAACCGTTGAAATTTTGGCGATTATTGCCAAGGACGAGGCGGAAAGACGGCTGGAAAAGGTAGGTGAATCCAATGAAGACAGCAGCTTTAAATGAAGTCAAGGATGAATTGTCTAAATATTTGCGCCTGGCCGCGAAAGAAGATGTCATTATTACCCGGCATGGAAAGCCCGCCGGCATTTTGATAGGCTTTGCTTCGGAAGACGATTGGTT
This portion of the Deltaproteobacteria bacterium genome encodes:
- a CDS encoding site-specific DNA-methyltransferase, yielding MLTTFHRLINGDARDLSFLDDESVHLIVTSPPYWNLKRYQENPDQLGHIQDYEAFLNELEKVWRHVFRVLVPGGRLVCVVGDVCVARRDFGRHLVFPLHADICVICRRMGFDNLNPIVWHKISNASYEVANGSKFLGKPYEPNAIIKNDMEFILMQRKPGGYRKPSDSQRQASKISKDEFNQWFQQIWNIPGASTKQHPAPFPMELATRLVRMFSFTGDTVLDPFCGSGTTMIAALRTGRNSIGVEIEPEYCRMAARYLKAENPDLFSSSKLIFERATTERACLVKEDHELYEVRPAKNKLD
- a CDS encoding type II toxin-antitoxin system Phd/YefM family antitoxin, encoding MKTAALNEVKDELSKYLRLAAKEDVIITRHGKPAGILIGFASEDDWFDYRLEHDPRFLARVERA